The sequence below is a genomic window from Pseudomonadales bacterium.
ACATCGCCGTTAAACCGACAACTGTTCGTATTACATGCCAGTGCATCATGTCAGTTTTGAGCGGCGCAATGCCGTGACGCATCTGACGCAACAACCAAGGCAGTAAAAACAGCAACCCCGTTAGATTGCGCCAAAATACCGTGGCGTTATTGTCCAATTGCGTGGAGACCAAGCGTACCAGCACACCCGTAATGGCATAGCAAAATGCGGTGGCAGCGAGAAAAAGCGCACCACGCAATACATTGTGCTTACTCACAATTCAAGTGAACGACTGCTGGCTTTTATAAATTCCTTTTTCAACGCTTCGTAACTGTGCACGGCAGGGAATTGCGGAAATTCACGAATCACATTGTCAGGCGCATGAAACAAGATACCTGCATCCGCTTCGGACAACATGCCGGTATCGTTATACGAATCACCTGCCGCAATCGTGCGGTAGTACAAACTTTTTAGCGCGACAATCGTTTGGCGTTTCGGGTTGCGTTGACGAATGTGATAATCCACCACATGCCCTTTGTCATCCACTTCTAAGTTGTGACAAAACAACAAGGGATAACCCAACTGCCGCATCAAAGGCTGCGCAAATTGATAAAAAGTATCGGAGATAATTGCCACTTGGAATCGTTCACGCAGCCAAGTGACAAACTCCACCGCGCCCGGCAGTGGTTGTAATTGCGCAATCACTGCTTGAATTTGCGGCAAGCCATAACCGTGCTGATCCAACAAACGCAAGCGCTGCTGCATTAACACATCGTAATCGGGAATATCGCGCGTGGTGGCACGCAGTTCATCGATGCCCGTGTGCTCGGCAAAGGCAATCCAAATTTCTGGAACCAATACACCTTCAAGGTCTAAACAAGCAATTTCCACAACGATGCTCTCTCACGCAAAACAGCCCATATTTTATCAGCAAAAACACGCACCACCCGTATAATGGAAAGCCCTTTGCAATACTGCGCCATTCAATCCCGTGAACCTTATTTTGCTGACAGAAAGCGATTTCACCGCTACCTCGCAATGTGTTTTGCGTGATGCGCGCGCGCTGCATATCACCAGCATTCTCAAAAGCAAGCTGGGCGACACACTCAAAGTGGGATTACTCAACGGCAAGATGGGTAGCGCTAGTATTCAAACCATCACACAGCAAGGCAAAGCCGCTGAAGTCGCACTGTACGATGTGCAGCTCAACCAAGCACCTCCTGCACCACTGGCGATCACACTTTTTCTCGCACTGCCGCGCCCGCGCATGCTGGGTCGCTTGTTGCGTGATGTCACCAGCTTAGGCGTAAAAAATATTCATTTATTTCACAGCAAAAAAGTGGAAAACAGTTTTTGGCAAACGCCAGAACTCACGCCCGACAGCATTCACCATCGTTTATTGGATGGCTTGACGCAGGCGCGCGACACGGCATTGCCCACCGTGCACTTGCATCGCACATTTCGCGAAGTGTTAGACACACAATTACCGACACTACTCACCACACACACTGGCGTTTTGGCAGATCCTTTTTCGCCGCGCGCCACACCATCACTTACGCCGCAAAAACCCATTGCTTTATTGATTGGTCCTGAAGGTGGATTTACTGACGAAGAACGCACACAAATTTTAGAGATCGGCTGTCAACCGCTTTGGTTGGGCAGTCGCATTTTGCGCGTAGAAACTGCCGTGCATAACGCAATCGGGCGTTTGAGTGATCATTGGGAGTTACCGTGATGAGTAGCTCTTTAATTCCCACTGTAAATCTCACGCTCGCCGACAAAATTGATGCCATCTTGCCACAAACACAATGCACAAAATGTGGTTACCAAGGTTGTCGCCCTTATGCGGAAGCCATCGCTGCGGGTGATGCCATTAACAAATGCCCTCCGGGCGGTGCTGAAGGCATTCAGAAACTAGCACAGTTATTGGATCGCCCTGTTGTTCCACTTGACACCACACACGGCGAG
It includes:
- the thrH gene encoding bifunctional phosphoserine phosphatase/homoserine phosphotransferase ThrH, producing the protein MEIACLDLEGVLVPEIWIAFAEHTGIDELRATTRDIPDYDVLMQQRLRLLDQHGYGLPQIQAVIAQLQPLPGAVEFVTWLRERFQVAIISDTFYQFAQPLMRQLGYPLLFCHNLEVDDKGHVVDYHIRQRNPKRQTIVALKSLYYRTIAAGDSYNDTGMLSEADAGILFHAPDNVIREFPQFPAVHSYEALKKEFIKASSRSLEL
- a CDS encoding 16S rRNA (uracil(1498)-N(3))-methyltransferase; amino-acid sequence: MNLILLTESDFTATSQCVLRDARALHITSILKSKLGDTLKVGLLNGKMGSASIQTITQQGKAAEVALYDVQLNQAPPAPLAITLFLALPRPRMLGRLLRDVTSLGVKNIHLFHSKKVENSFWQTPELTPDSIHHRLLDGLTQARDTALPTVHLHRTFREVLDTQLPTLLTTHTGVLADPFSPRATPSLTPQKPIALLIGPEGGFTDEERTQILEIGCQPLWLGSRILRVETAVHNAIGRLSDHWELP